The genomic region TATCTCATCAAGGAGGAAGCAAAGGAGGGGTACCCGAGTACATACGTGCGCCAGCTCGCAGACGAAACAAGACCGCAAGCACCTGCGAcaaacggcgacgaccgggCACGCGCGCTCAGTAGTTGTGGGAGGTGAGGCACGGCGAACAGCGAATGCGGggccgcgcgggcgacgcatTCCGATGCCAATACCTGCGTTCGTCAGATTGAGTTGATTGACTCTGGGGTTGAATTGCCAGGCGCACCGCCACGGGAGGATGCATGAACTGACAAAGACGGGGAAACACCCAACGTTTCGgcaatggatggatggttgaATGAGGTTTTGAAGGAATTGAAGGCTCCATCCAGCAGCCGTCACTGCCAcccgggcagggcagcccggcgacggccgggggTTGAAAGGAAAGGGCAGGTGAGCCCCGACGCACTTCACCAGGCTCGTCGTGCGCTGGAGGGTGAGGTTGTAGGTAGGTGAGGTCCAGGTGGCCGCAGAGGCGCTCGACAGCGGATGCAGACAGGGGGCCCCCCCTGCCAGGGGCGTCTGCGGCGTGCCAAGGGGGTCGTCCCTACCTTGCGCACGGCACTCACCAGCTATCATTGATCCGGGTCCCATTCCAGGACGTCGGtcgaggcgcccgcccacgtTTTCGtgccaccacccgccgccgccgccgccgcatgcgACCAACTGGTGGTCCGGTCGCCGACAACGGCAGGTCATTCATTCATCGACACAGTCTCGATCTTTTGACCTATTTTTCGCACCTCATATCACCATCTCTGTCTGTCGCTCTCGGACGGCCCTCACGACTCATGGGCCTTGGGAGCGTCCCCGGTCTTTTTTCTGTCGCTTGTGGTGCCAACCGTCCGACACGACAGCgtcagcggcgcggcgacggtggcgacgggcggaAAGACGACGCAAAAATAGAACAAGCCACCTTGACACCAGACTCGCTCGTGGCCTGCTGTTACACTCCGAGTGCCAACGCGCGGGTTCCACCAGGAAGAATGTTTGGACAGCATTTCTTTTGCATCAGCGTCCGCGACGGGAGGGCCAGGCAGTCTGTCCGACGCagtgacagacagacacatGACAGCCGTCGTCTCTCTCGGCTGCAGGCTCCGCCTTGTCCCTGGTTGTTGATCGACAGCCCCCTTCGTGCCGTCCTGCCCTTTGCGTCAGCTCAGCTCAGGCAGATTGGCAAAAGATTGACGCTCTCGCAACCCCCCTTTTTGAGTCGACTCGCCGTCAGGGGGTCGATATGGGGGCGCAGGCTTGTTGCGGGGGCGCCGCTCGTTTGTGCGAGTTGAGAAATTCACTCGCATTGGAGCCCCTCCTCTGCGATCGTCGTGGGCATGCGTTCATttcctcctcttcatcatcggccgaccgcgggcgggccaacCTGCGTTCTGAGCATCCGGGGTCCGcaacaggcggcggccgtgttgaCCACCGCTATTGGTTTGCATGTttccgcgccggcgaggacggtcCATGACCGCACCCGGAACGTAGCGACGCGACCTCGATGTGCGGGGACGGATGCACGGGGCCATTGATGGCACGCACTGCGCTCTCCACGATGCTTGAACGACGATCCATTCCTCCAAGCCCCCGATCGCAACGCCGCGCCCCGTTCCCGAGACAAGACAatgggcgacgtcgagtgACCCGACCCGACGACCGTTTTGCCCGTGCGGTGAGGGAGGTGCTGCCGCTTCCGCTACCGCTaacagctgccgctgccgctacCGCTACCGCCAttgcaccaccgcccgcacGTAGCCTCGCCATattacccccccccccctttacCTCCCAGCACACCACACAACACCCCGACGCGCGttgccgcctccaccgccacgcTGATTGTCTGCTGACGTGATTGGTGGCGTGGTAGCCCCCATGATGGACCCCAAGGGCGAAGGCGGACGGACCCCTGAGAGTTGTAGGACACGGCGGCACCAAAAGAAGCCGTCTCACCACCCAAGTCACCCTGGACGAAGCCAAGTTTTGCTGGTGCGCGGCATGGGCCACCTAAGCTTTTTGGCGCACGCGCCAAGGGACGGCCAAGGGGCTGCCGTACGACAGGGGTGCCATTCACTTGCCTTGCACTGGGCAGGGGTGCTTCTTGTTATTTAGCGGCGCTTCCCACTGGTGAGGGGGCAGTGGATGTTGTTTCTTTCTGGGTACGTAGCACCTGGGCAGCAGGTGGTTCCTTCCGCCCTTCTATTCTTCCACTGCCAGTCTGTGCTGTCCTGCCCATGTTGTGGTGCTCGAGCAGGAAAGTGGGCAGGGTGGCGCTGGCCACTCCACCGAAtcgccgtccagcgcggATTGTTCCTGCCTTGAGTTTGCGGTGCCTTGACAGCCTCGACGTCACAGATGTTTCGAGTCCGGCAACTGCGACCCGCCAACTTGGGAGGTTTGTTTGTGGTAGTAATACCGTGACAAAGTACGGTACTGAACAAAACCCGCACTGTGCGTCTCTGCCGTTCCTTCCATATtgggtggatggatgtcTTTCTGGGGAGCAGTGCAGTTCCGCACACTGTACGCAGTGTTCCCCGCCCAGATAGTGCGGAGTAGACGGACAGCCATCATCGCCTGCAGCGCCGCACTTTCGCGACGCCGCTCAGGCCAGAAATGGCATTTTGTTGTGGTCGGCCGTCACTCATCACTTAATAGGTCGACATCACACCACCGTcaacatcgtcatcgtcatcgcgtggctgccgtcgcgcggcCAACGCGAGgcccgacgtcgacatgcacgccgcctgcacgtgcgtgcgtgcgttcaTTGCACATACATGTTCACAGTGCACACGTGTGCGCCCAGGCACTTCGTAGGTACACCAGCCGATACGTTCTCCGCCAGCAACGGGGCTGCACCAAGCACGCCCAGCTGGGAAAGCTGTGTGCGTCGGCAATGTCGAGATACAACTCACCAGACTACCAATTCGGCAGTACTTGCAGCTGGCTACTAAGGGCAGGTTCTCTTTCCAATCCTGCGAGCTGACTTATGGTCGGTAGCCTGCGGGCTGTGCCAGCCGAGCGAGCACACATGTTTCTTCTTGCTCCCCCTATCGCGGCGTCTCAAGCCGACACGAGTGTCGAGATGTGACGACGCAATGAGCGCTAGCGCAGGGGTTGGAAGAGGCACCAGTCGACCCACGGAACGGAGCAAGCCATGTCCAATCCCCAACCGCGACCCAATGACGACCCTGAAAGCGATCGTCTCCGGCGCCGGTGTGGCGGCCGGGATGGGATATTTCATCTCTCGACGGccccgtcgcggccgaccgAGCCGACATGTGCTAGTAGTATTACTTGACAGACTCTGGAGTCTGGACCTGACATGATGGACGCTGGTACATACTGGCACACAGTTGACCTTGAACGAACCGCTCACTCGAGCCCGCACAGCCTCCACCAGACGCGCTCACCACCGCCtacggccttgacgacgggACACGACTGCGGCACGACGGATGCGACCACGGCATCCTCCGCAACCCCCGGCTCTCACGGTTCGACCGTTCGGGCCGGTGGTCGGTAGGATCTCTACAACGTTCGCTGGCCGGTCGCTCGGACTTTCCTGTGTATCCGAAACGTCAAGACCAGCAGGTCGCCTCATTACAGAAGCGAGTCAAAGTCTTGACGAGGCTGTGGGAAAACACCATGCGCTCGCTCGTATCACGACGTCGCACGACACGAGAAAAGCGGCAGCAATGCTCCAAGTCTGTCTGCAAACCACTACTGACGCACGGCTGTACTTGGATGAGACTGTGCTCTCGGTACCCGCAAAGACTGACTCAGACGACCTGGGCCTGACATTAGTAGCCAGATATCCCGTCGTGTCACCACGCATATACGtacacacacatgcacatGCACTGCCACTATCACAATCTGTCCCCCTGCATCACCACGGTAGCACCTGGCCATCGAAGTTGATGAACTTGCCGTGCGTCGTCTCTTTGGACAAGTTGTCAATCTGTGGCCGGTCAGCGTTGCGCTCGTCAGCGGGGACGAGTTGGTCGTCAAAAGGACGTGCCTGCTCGAGAACATGCCTGGCGCTGTCCTCGACCGTCATGGGCGGCTCCTTGAAGCCCACTGCCTCTGCACTGCGCTGGCCCATGTCTGTCTTGACCCATCTGCCCCAGGACATGTCAGTGCCAGTGCTCGTACGTAGGTGGTTTTTGAACCATGTGTACGTATCTGCATACCCTGGTTGAATTACGCCGACATTGAGCCCTTGGTCCTGGAACTCGACGCTTatcttcttggccagccaGTTGGCCGCCGACTTGCTCATCCCATAGGCTACGATGGGGGGCAACTCCATCCCGATGCCCGCGAtgctgcccgccgagctcgagatGAGCACAAActtgctgccgccctcgcgtGCGCTCCTGGCGAGAAGCGGCCAGCACGCCTGGAACAGCTTCAGAGGCCCAATTGCGTTGACCTCGAAGCAGGATCTCGCAGCTTCGGGGCTCGTGTCGAGCACGCACTGGAACTCGGCTGCCGCGCCAGCattcgcgacgacgacgtcgatgtGCTTGACAGACAGCGACATCTGCTCCTTTTCAGAGGCAACGGCCAGCCGAGCTGCGAGTGACGTGCTGTCGATGGACGGGTCAGCGTCATTGAGGGGCAAGACAATGAGCGCGCTGGAGTCGGCCCTGGGGAGGGACAGCAGCGATTGCGAGGTTTCGTCGGCCGGGTTGCGAACGGTTGCAACGACAGTTGTGCGCGGGCGGAGCAAAAGGTTGGTCGTCAGTTGCCTTCCGATGCCTGCTGGGCGTCAGCGTGAACAACGGCGCGACTGAACGTGCCCCCTGGAGGATTCGTCGTTGTATTgaggtcgagcgcggcggcggcaaggcccaTGGTGTTCCCGTGAGAGTGACCTGCCATTGCTCGAGTCGCGATGCAGCAAACAGACGAGTCGAAACGGCAGCCCTTATCCACGTACGAGACTTACCTCTGTTCGCCCCCGTAATGAGATAGGTCATGTTATTCGCCATTTTGAGACTGCTTGATGGTTGTCGCGTCTAACGGTGCGGTGTAAGTCAAGAACTACATGTAGGGTAAGTAGTGCGGAGGGCGGAGCCTCCTTGTAATGCAGCACGAGCGGTAGAGAGAGGGCAGGGCGACTGACACCTCGTGTTGCAAGCGCGGTTCCGTGTGCCTACTTACTCTTCTTGTCTTGCTCTGCGTAGAAAGATGTCGTAGATGTGATGACGGAAATGAAACCTCAAGAATAATGGTGTAAGTTGTGTGTGAGTGCTACTGGTGCTCAAAACTCGGCTTTTACGCTTTTTATACACGGTGATCC from Purpureocillium takamizusanense chromosome 12, complete sequence harbors:
- a CDS encoding uncharacterized protein (EggNog:ENOG503P800~COG:Q), coding for MANNMTYLITGANRGIGRQLTTNLLLRPRTTVVATVRNPADETSQSLLSLPRADSSALIVLPLNDADPSIDSTSLAARLAVASEKEQMSLSVKHIDVVVANAGAAAEFQCVLDTSPEAARSCFEVNAIGPLKLFQACWPLLARSAREGGSKFVLISSSAGSIAGIGMELPPIVAYGMSKSAANWLAKKISVEFQDQGLNVGVIQPGWVKTDMGQRSAEAVGFKEPPMTVEDSARHVLEQIDNLSKETTHGKFINFDGQVLPW